The following coding sequences lie in one Flavobacterium cyclinae genomic window:
- a CDS encoding phosphoribosyltransferase domain-containing protein, which translates to MENIILTHEEIKHKTKRIAYQIFETFVNEEEVILAGIANNGYIFAQKVAAELALISDLKITLCEVKINKQNPQESINTSIPSEYYKNKGLVLIDDVLNSGTTLIYGVKHFLEVPLSKFKTAVLVDRNHKKYPVKADFKGLSLSTSLQEHIQVVFEENNSFAYLN; encoded by the coding sequence ATGGAAAATATTATTTTAACACACGAAGAAATCAAACACAAAACCAAACGAATTGCTTACCAAATTTTCGAAACATTCGTAAATGAAGAGGAAGTAATTTTAGCAGGAATTGCTAATAACGGGTATATTTTTGCCCAAAAAGTTGCTGCAGAACTAGCTTTGATATCGGATTTAAAAATAACACTTTGTGAAGTTAAAATAAACAAACAAAATCCTCAAGAATCAATAAACACTTCAATACCTAGTGAATATTATAAAAATAAAGGATTAGTACTTATTGATGATGTTCTTAATTCAGGAACTACCTTAATTTATGGCGTAAAACACTTTTTAGAAGTTCCTTTAAGCAAATTTAAAACTGCTGTTTTAGTAGATAGAAATCATAAAAAATATCCAGTAAAAGCTGATTTTAAAGGATTATCATTATCGACTTCCTTACAAGAACACATTCAAGTTGTTTTTGAAGAAAATAATTCGTTTGCTTATCTAAATTAA
- a CDS encoding shikimate kinase, with product MKIVLLGYMGCGKSVIGAFLAESLQIPFYDLDQEIEKETQKSITELFQTRGEIYFRKKENEILKKFLDKKEPFILSLGGGTPCYYNNHELLLQEGVFSVYLKASVDTLVSRLIKEKAKRPLLHNQDEVTLKDFINKHLFDRNFYYHQANKIVNNDDKSVEQISNEIKALLI from the coding sequence ATGAAAATAGTTTTATTAGGTTACATGGGGTGTGGTAAGTCGGTAATAGGGGCTTTTTTAGCTGAAAGCCTTCAAATTCCGTTCTATGATTTGGATCAAGAGATTGAAAAAGAAACTCAAAAATCAATTACTGAATTGTTTCAAACTAGAGGTGAAATCTATTTTCGCAAAAAAGAAAATGAAATATTGAAAAAGTTTTTAGATAAAAAAGAACCTTTTATTCTAAGTTTAGGCGGAGGAACTCCATGTTATTACAACAATCATGAGTTATTACTTCAAGAAGGCGTTTTTTCTGTTTATTTAAAAGCGTCTGTTGATACATTGGTAAGTCGATTAATTAAAGAAAAAGCTAAACGCCCTTTACTTCATAATCAAGATGAGGTTACTTTAAAGGATTTTATCAACAAGCATTTATTTGATAGAAATTTTTATTATCATCAAGCCAATAAAATAGTAAATAATGATGATAAATCTGTTGAACAAATTTCAAATGAAATTAAAGCACTTTTAATTTAG
- a CDS encoding MerR family transcriptional regulator, with the protein MNNVKNVFSIKDLENLSGIKAHTIRIWEKRYNVLEPMRSDTNIRSYDIKNLQKLLNIVLLHNYGYKISKIGTLTQDQINQLANDIISEKSAKNHAISTFKMAMMNFDQSLFFNTYNQLLSEKSFREVFYTVFIPLMQEIGFLWQTETISPAHEHFISYLIKQKLLINTEKVQILEPTRTDKVFVLFLPLNEVHELGLMYLNYEILLKGYQTIYLGESIPTDSLLDLINSYEKISFVSYLTVEPNQDEIDNYMIDIQAKLIEKTNHELLLLGRMTQSISSKVIKKNVRIFNSIEELSNTL; encoded by the coding sequence ATGAACAACGTCAAAAATGTTTTCAGTATTAAAGATTTAGAAAATCTTTCAGGAATTAAAGCTCACACCATTCGAATTTGGGAAAAAAGATATAATGTTTTAGAACCTATGCGTTCTGATACTAATATCCGATCTTATGATATTAAGAATTTACAAAAATTATTAAATATCGTTTTACTCCATAATTACGGATACAAGATTTCTAAAATTGGAACATTAACACAAGATCAAATAAACCAACTTGCCAACGATATTATATCTGAAAAAAGTGCAAAAAATCATGCTATTAGCACTTTCAAGATGGCGATGATGAATTTCGATCAATCGTTGTTTTTCAATACTTACAATCAATTATTGAGTGAGAAATCATTTCGTGAAGTATTTTATACTGTTTTTATCCCATTAATGCAAGAAATAGGATTTCTTTGGCAAACTGAAACCATTTCACCAGCACACGAACATTTTATTAGTTATTTAATTAAACAAAAACTTTTAATTAATACCGAAAAAGTTCAGATATTAGAACCTACAAGAACAGATAAAGTTTTTGTATTGTTTTTGCCTTTAAATGAAGTTCACGAACTAGGATTAATGTATTTAAATTATGAAATCTTACTAAAAGGATATCAAACCATTTACTTAGGAGAAAGTATCCCAACCGATAGTTTATTAGATTTGATTAATTCCTACGAAAAAATATCCTTTGTTAGTTACCTAACTGTTGAGCCTAATCAGGATGAAATAGACAATTATATGATTGACATTCAAGCTAAGTTAATTGAAAAAACCAATCATGAACTGCTATTATTAGGCAGAATGACACAGTCTATTTCATCTAAAGTCATCAAAAAGAACGTACGTATATTTAATAGTATAGAAGAACTTTCAAATACCTTATAA
- a CDS encoding phytoene desaturase family protein, protein MSKKIAIIGSGFSSLAASCYLAKQGNDVTVFEKNSTIGGRARQLKKEGFTFDIGPTWYWMPDVFERFFADFGKKPSDYYELIKLSPAYQVYFGHLDFVTIADNLPEIVKTFESIEKGSGKQLEQFMAEAKSNYDIAIKDLVYRPGESPLELITLETAKKVNQFFSNIKKDVRKRFKNMKLVQILEFPVLFLGAKPSDTPSFYNFMNFADFGLGTWHPKNGMYSVILAMESLAKELGVKIETNANVQKIDVTNGKASGLLVNNKIVTADIILSGADYHHSETLLDEKYRQYSEKYWENKTFAPSSLLFYVGFDKKIENVEHHSLFFDVDFDIHAEAIYDNPKWPEEPLFYASFPSKTDENSAPEGKEAGIFLIPLAPGLEDTYELRELYFEKIITRLEKLTNQSVKNNIIFKESFCVNDFVKEYNSYKGNAYGMANTLLQTAFLRPKLKSKKVQNLYFTGQLTVPGPGVPPSLISGKLVADLIKKYQ, encoded by the coding sequence GTGAGTAAAAAAATCGCCATTATCGGATCTGGATTTTCATCGTTAGCAGCTTCATGCTATTTAGCAAAGCAAGGTAACGATGTAACAGTTTTTGAAAAAAACAGCACCATAGGAGGAAGAGCTCGTCAACTTAAAAAAGAGGGATTTACTTTCGATATTGGACCAACGTGGTATTGGATGCCTGATGTGTTTGAACGTTTCTTTGCCGATTTTGGTAAAAAACCTTCCGATTATTACGAATTAATTAAACTCTCTCCCGCTTATCAAGTCTATTTTGGACATTTAGATTTTGTAACCATTGCTGACAATTTACCAGAAATTGTAAAAACTTTTGAATCCATAGAAAAAGGAAGCGGTAAGCAATTAGAACAATTTATGGCAGAAGCTAAAAGCAATTATGATATTGCTATTAAGGATTTAGTATATCGTCCAGGAGAATCGCCTTTGGAGTTGATTACTTTAGAAACAGCCAAAAAAGTGAATCAATTTTTTAGTAACATTAAAAAAGATGTTCGAAAACGATTCAAAAACATGAAACTGGTTCAAATTTTAGAATTTCCTGTTCTATTTTTAGGAGCTAAACCAAGTGATACACCTTCTTTTTACAACTTTATGAACTTTGCCGACTTTGGCTTAGGAACTTGGCATCCAAAGAATGGAATGTATTCGGTGATTTTAGCAATGGAATCTTTGGCTAAAGAATTGGGTGTAAAAATCGAAACGAATGCTAATGTTCAAAAAATTGACGTAACTAATGGAAAAGCATCGGGGTTATTAGTAAACAATAAAATTGTTACCGCAGATATAATCTTGAGCGGTGCCGATTATCATCACTCAGAAACTTTATTAGATGAGAAATACCGTCAATACTCAGAAAAATATTGGGAAAACAAAACATTTGCTCCTTCTTCACTCCTATTTTATGTAGGATTTGATAAGAAAATTGAAAATGTAGAACATCACTCTTTATTTTTCGATGTAGATTTCGATATTCATGCCGAAGCAATTTATGACAACCCAAAATGGCCTGAAGAACCATTATTTTACGCAAGTTTTCCATCAAAAACCGATGAAAATTCAGCTCCAGAAGGAAAAGAAGCGGGTATATTTTTGATTCCGTTAGCGCCAGGTTTAGAAGATACATACGAGTTACGAGAATTATATTTTGAAAAAATAATAACACGATTAGAAAAATTAACTAATCAAAGTGTAAAAAATAATATTATCTTTAAAGAATCATTTTGTGTAAATGATTTTGTTAAAGAATATAATTCGTACAAAGGGAATGCGTATGGTATGGCAAATACCTTATTGCAAACTGCTTTTTTAAGACCTAAATTGAAAAGTAAAAAAGTGCAAAACTTGTATTTTACTGGACAATTAACAGTACCAGGACCGGGAGTACCGCCGTCTTTAATTTCAGGAAAATTAGTTGCCGATTTAATAAAAAAGTATCAATAG
- a CDS encoding phytoene/squalene synthase family protein: MKSIFDNVSFDCSVKVTKAYSTSFSSAVKMLAPSIRQDIYNIYGFVRFADEIVDTFHDYDKEALFSQFENELSLALSQKISLNPILNSFQHTVNKYNIPMDLIDAFMHSMKLDLHKSVYTTVEEYNQYIYGSADVVGLMCLKVFVNGNDEKYEELKHSAMRLGSAFQKVNFLRDLKADFEDLSRTYFPNTDLSRLDEASKQQIINEIQADFDAGFEGIQKLPIEAKFGVYTAYIYYKKLLSKLKKTPSVEIKNTRIRVPDYEKVGLLAKCYLNYRLNIL, from the coding sequence ATGAAGTCCATTTTTGATAACGTTTCATTTGATTGTAGCGTAAAAGTTACAAAAGCGTATAGCACGTCATTTTCATCTGCTGTTAAAATGTTAGCACCCAGCATCCGTCAAGATATTTATAACATCTACGGATTTGTACGTTTTGCTGACGAAATTGTTGATACTTTTCACGATTACGATAAAGAAGCTTTGTTTTCTCAATTTGAAAATGAATTAAGCCTTGCGCTATCTCAAAAAATAAGTTTAAATCCTATTTTAAACTCATTTCAACATACCGTAAATAAATATAACATTCCAATGGATTTAATTGATGCGTTTATGCATAGTATGAAGTTGGATTTACATAAATCAGTTTATACCACAGTTGAAGAATACAATCAATACATTTATGGTTCGGCAGATGTTGTAGGATTAATGTGTTTAAAGGTTTTTGTAAATGGAAATGATGAAAAATACGAAGAATTAAAGCACAGCGCTATGCGATTAGGTTCTGCTTTCCAAAAAGTGAATTTCTTACGCGATTTAAAAGCAGATTTTGAGGATTTGAGTAGAACATATTTTCCAAATACTGATTTGTCTCGTCTAGACGAAGCTTCAAAACAGCAAATTATTAATGAGATTCAAGCTGATTTTGATGCCGGATTTGAAGGCATTCAAAAACTTCCAATTGAAGCTAAATTTGGTGTTTACACTGCTTACATTTATTACAAGAAATTATTAAGTAAATTAAAAAAGACTCCGTCTGTTGAAATTAAAAATACGAGAATTCGTGTTCCAGATTATGAAAAAGTGGGATTATTAGCTAAATGCTACTTGAATTACAGATTAAATATTTTGTAG
- a CDS encoding sterol desaturase family protein has protein sequence MWIHILVFFTTFCFMEFMAWFSHKYIMHGFLWVLHADHHKKDHDSWFERNDAFFIFYALVSIGCFLLWKYEIFIYGLAIGLGILAYGIAYFFVHDIFIHQRFKLFRNANNRYARAVRRAHKMHHKHIGKEHGECFGMLIVPFKYFKN, from the coding sequence ATGTGGATACATATCTTAGTTTTTTTTACCACTTTTTGCTTTATGGAATTTATGGCATGGTTTAGTCATAAATACATCATGCATGGATTTTTATGGGTTTTACATGCCGATCATCACAAAAAAGATCACGATTCTTGGTTTGAACGAAATGATGCTTTCTTTATTTTTTATGCATTAGTAAGTATTGGTTGCTTTCTTTTATGGAAATATGAAATTTTTATTTATGGATTAGCCATAGGACTTGGAATTTTAGCTTATGGAATTGCCTATTTTTTTGTACACGATATTTTTATTCACCAACGATTTAAATTGTTTAGAAATGCTAACAATCGGTATGCAAGAGCTGTAAGAAGAGCACACAAGATGCATCATAAGCATATAGGTAAAGAACATGGTGAATGTTTTGGAATGTTAATTGTTCCTTTCAAATACTTTAAAAACTAA
- a CDS encoding DUF4252 domain-containing protein: MKQFLLLLLSVFFVVSCNNKPTLQKYFVKKAESSQFITLDLSSDVLKTDKVSLSNTEKEALQSFDKMNVLAFKSDSINTVGYENEIKEVKSILKDESYQQLMKIGSGNDGAAVYFVGNDDEHIDEFVFLAGKKENGFAVVRVLGNDMNPTHVMNMLQLLQKSKLDIDQLKPLEQFMKQ; this comes from the coding sequence ATGAAACAATTCCTTTTACTCCTATTAAGCGTGTTTTTTGTGGTAAGTTGTAATAACAAACCAACATTGCAAAAGTACTTTGTAAAAAAAGCAGAATCTTCTCAATTTATTACATTAGACTTATCATCGGATGTTTTAAAAACAGATAAGGTTTCATTATCTAATACTGAAAAAGAAGCCTTACAATCTTTTGATAAAATGAATGTTTTAGCTTTTAAAAGTGATTCTATTAATACTGTAGGATATGAAAATGAGATCAAAGAAGTTAAATCAATATTAAAAGATGAAAGCTATCAACAATTAATGAAAATAGGTTCTGGAAACGATGGTGCAGCTGTATATTTTGTAGGTAATGATGATGAACACATTGATGAATTTGTGTTTTTAGCTGGCAAGAAAGAAAATGGTTTTGCGGTAGTACGTGTTTTAGGAAATGATATGAATCCTACTCATGTAATGAATATGTTACAATTACTTCAAAAATCAAAATTGGATATTGATCAATTGAAACCTTTAGAACAATTTATGAAACAATAA
- a CDS encoding DUF4252 domain-containing protein, with protein sequence MKNLVVVIAFLFASVVSFAQGSFDKFEDKDGVTSVVVNKKMFEMMSKVKVDAKDKEMQQYMNLLKKLENLKVFTTNNAKIAADMKATVNSYLKSNPLEELMRVNSDGKNVKIYVKSGANQNVVKELLMFIEGANMKEASTIVLSLTGNFNLDEISMLTEKMSLPGGDDLKKASKK encoded by the coding sequence ATGAAAAATTTAGTAGTAGTTATAGCGTTTTTATTTGCATCAGTGGTTTCTTTTGCACAAGGATCTTTTGATAAATTTGAAGATAAAGATGGTGTTACATCTGTTGTAGTAAATAAAAAAATGTTTGAAATGATGAGCAAAGTAAAAGTTGATGCAAAAGATAAAGAAATGCAACAATATATGAATTTGCTTAAAAAATTAGAAAACTTAAAAGTTTTCACTACAAACAATGCAAAGATTGCAGCTGATATGAAAGCAACGGTAAATTCTTATTTGAAGTCTAATCCGTTAGAAGAATTGATGCGTGTTAATAGCGATGGTAAAAATGTAAAAATTTATGTGAAATCGGGCGCTAATCAAAATGTTGTAAAAGAGCTTTTAATGTTTATAGAAGGTGCTAATATGAAAGAAGCCAGTACAATTGTATTATCATTAACAGGAAACTTTAATTTAGATGAAATTTCGATGTTAACTGAAAAAATGAGTTTGCCTGGTGGAGATGATTTAAAAAAAGCTTCAAAGAAATAA
- a CDS encoding RNA polymerase sigma factor, producing MNQNEFVQIITPFKDKLFRLAKRMLVSTEEAEDATQEVLVRLWNKNSSLEQYNSVEALAMTMTKNYCLDQLKSKRATNLQIVHSNYQDKQVSVETQIEHQNTLQWAEKLIGELPEQQRMILQLREIEEYEFSEIAQVLEMNETAVRVALSRARKTLREQIEKTHNYGTQVS from the coding sequence ATGAACCAAAACGAGTTTGTACAAATAATCACTCCTTTCAAGGATAAGTTATTTCGTTTAGCGAAACGAATGCTCGTTAGTACTGAGGAGGCAGAAGACGCTACCCAGGAAGTGTTGGTTAGGTTATGGAATAAAAACAGTTCTTTGGAACAATACAATAGTGTGGAAGCTTTAGCGATGACGATGACCAAGAATTATTGTTTGGATCAACTTAAAAGTAAAAGAGCTACAAATTTGCAAATTGTGCATAGCAATTATCAAGACAAGCAAGTAAGTGTTGAAACACAAATTGAACATCAAAATACGTTGCAATGGGCAGAAAAGCTTATAGGTGAATTACCAGAACAGCAACGAATGATATTGCAACTTAGAGAAATTGAAGAATATGAATTTTCAGAAATTGCTCAAGTATTAGAAATGAATGAAACAGCGGTTCGTGTAGCGTTGTCAAGAGCGCGAAAAACCTTAAGAGAACAAATTGAAAAAACACATAATTATGGAACTCAAGTTAGTTGA
- a CDS encoding TonB-dependent receptor plug domain-containing protein produces MNKKFIGLSVFTLATAFAYAQESDTLKVNNLKEVVISDTKFAQSKEKSGKIIEVITAQDLEAKKGQNLANVLSQVAGVEINGNQSFNGKNLGYYIRGGRNRQVAIYIDGVPVSDASGINIEYDLRLIPVEQIEKIEVMKGASSTLYGTGAATGVINITLKKSAKKEISGNAYINMGTQNSSETSKTSAQDFNQGLSVNGTINKVSYMTTLNSTETKGMSEAAGENFEEDTFSRVNVLQRIGFKATDKLSFEFFGNYDRIKNTFDNSFDGIIANSDDLNNNSFSEQFRIGFLPKYKYNKGEFAINAGASTIDRVLNISNSWSGTIDTYNYSGRSASIDAFNKYNFSKQLYLVLGAQYQYFDMTQKDAYTDVAREGAKFNLLDPYAALVFNSDFGLNVNAGARFNTHSEYGNQAVYNFNPSYSFENLPLKVLASYSTAFITPSLYQLYGPYGNLDLTPEENATAEFGFESQLLDKKLTINAVGFYREESNTIGFFFDSTTFESYYINVDGTFNAKGVEVSARYALSDNLNIGGNYTFTQVEEQLNRLIPKHKGNVDLSFKLKRGTFGINYQYVDKRNDAFYNSNIWATEGVNLSAYQLVNSNISYEVLPNRLQVFGSVTNIFNEDFQEVIGYNSRGRNFKLGLNFMF; encoded by the coding sequence ATGAACAAAAAGTTTATTGGCTTAAGTGTTTTCACACTAGCTACTGCTTTTGCGTATGCTCAAGAATCAGATACGCTAAAGGTAAACAACTTAAAAGAAGTTGTTATTTCGGATACAAAATTTGCGCAAAGCAAAGAAAAATCAGGTAAAATTATTGAAGTGATTACTGCACAAGACTTAGAAGCTAAAAAAGGTCAAAATTTGGCTAATGTTTTGAGTCAGGTTGCTGGAGTGGAAATCAATGGAAATCAATCGTTTAATGGAAAAAACTTAGGTTATTACATTCGTGGTGGTCGTAATCGTCAGGTTGCTATTTACATTGATGGTGTTCCGGTTTCTGATGCTTCAGGAATTAATATCGAATACGATTTGCGTTTGATTCCAGTAGAACAAATCGAGAAAATTGAAGTAATGAAAGGCGCTTCGAGCACGTTATACGGAACAGGAGCGGCAACAGGAGTAATCAATATTACTTTGAAAAAATCTGCTAAAAAGGAAATTTCAGGAAATGCGTACATCAATATGGGAACGCAAAATTCTTCCGAAACTTCAAAGACAAGTGCACAAGATTTTAATCAAGGATTATCGGTAAACGGGACCATCAATAAAGTTTCCTACATGACCACTTTAAACAGCACAGAAACGAAAGGAATGTCAGAAGCCGCTGGAGAAAATTTTGAAGAAGATACGTTTTCGAGAGTGAATGTGTTGCAAAGAATCGGATTCAAGGCAACTGATAAATTAAGTTTTGAGTTTTTCGGGAATTATGACCGAATCAAAAACACTTTCGACAATTCGTTTGATGGTATTATTGCGAATTCTGACGATTTGAATAACAATAGTTTTTCGGAACAATTTAGAATCGGATTCTTGCCAAAATACAAATATAATAAAGGAGAATTTGCCATTAATGCAGGAGCTTCAACTATTGATAGAGTGTTAAATATTTCAAATTCGTGGTCGGGAACGATTGATACTTATAACTATTCAGGAAGAAGTGCTTCGATTGATGCTTTCAATAAATACAATTTCAGCAAACAACTATATTTGGTTTTAGGTGCGCAATATCAATATTTCGATATGACACAAAAAGACGCTTATACCGATGTGGCAAGAGAAGGAGCGAAGTTCAATTTATTAGATCCGTATGCGGCATTGGTTTTTAATTCCGATTTTGGTTTGAATGTCAATGCTGGAGCTCGTTTCAATACCCATAGCGAATACGGAAATCAAGCAGTGTATAATTTTAATCCGAGTTATTCGTTTGAAAATTTACCATTGAAAGTATTAGCTTCCTACAGTACGGCTTTCATCACGCCAAGTTTGTACCAATTATATGGTCCTTACGGGAATTTAGACTTAACTCCAGAAGAAAATGCTACGGCAGAATTTGGTTTTGAATCGCAATTATTGGATAAAAAATTAACGATTAATGCGGTTGGTTTTTATAGAGAAGAAAGTAATACAATTGGATTTTTCTTTGATTCAACAACTTTTGAGTCTTATTACATAAACGTAGATGGCACATTTAATGCGAAAGGTGTTGAAGTTAGTGCTCGTTATGCCTTATCAGATAATTTGAATATTGGAGGAAATTATACATTTACTCAAGTAGAAGAGCAATTAAATCGTTTGATTCCAAAACACAAAGGAAATGTAGATTTGAGCTTTAAATTAAAAAGAGGAACATTCGGAATTAATTATCAATACGTTGACAAAAGAAATGATGCTTTCTATAATTCAAATATTTGGGCAACTGAAGGAGTTAATTTATCAGCTTATCAGTTAGTAAATTCCAATATTTCATATGAGGTTTTACCAAATCGTTTGCAAGTTTTTGGTTCAGTAACCAATATTTTTAATGAAGATTTTCAAGAAGTAATCGGTTATAATTCAAGAGGTAGAAACTTTAAACTAGGTTTGAACTTTATGTTTTAA
- a CDS encoding energy transducer TonB, with protein MKKYFYIVVLLSLNCLSQVNSNENQEILSFNKVDVIPIFENCKNEKKDNQRDCVVNLINAHIEKNLKYPEEAKKVNLESKVFCTFIIDENGKVTVTEAKGKPTSFKKAFENEAIRVLNLLPKFIPGKHNDKLIKVQAQYTVEFKLKDDKIEIIDYENTPIVVMSDETIVGEPNYEDEVIPFQVVEQIPLFKECKMVELENQRECFQEQMKKHIETQLRYPEHAKQFKAQDRVITLFEINKLGYVTNIKVRSRLNDEFRILFESEAKRIIGTLPQFSPGLQRGKTVIVSYSIPINFKL; from the coding sequence ATGAAAAAATATTTTTACATTGTTGTTCTATTAAGTTTGAATTGTTTGTCTCAAGTGAATTCAAATGAAAATCAAGAAATTTTATCGTTTAACAAAGTTGACGTAATTCCAATTTTTGAAAATTGCAAAAATGAGAAGAAAGACAATCAAAGAGATTGTGTTGTAAATTTAATCAATGCTCACATTGAAAAAAATTTGAAATATCCTGAAGAAGCCAAAAAAGTCAATCTAGAGTCTAAAGTTTTTTGCACTTTTATAATTGATGAAAATGGGAAAGTAACGGTAACTGAAGCCAAAGGAAAGCCAACATCATTTAAAAAAGCATTTGAAAATGAAGCCATTCGAGTGCTTAATTTACTTCCAAAGTTTATTCCTGGCAAACACAACGATAAATTGATAAAAGTTCAAGCACAATATACAGTTGAGTTCAAATTGAAAGATGATAAAATTGAAATAATAGATTATGAAAACACTCCAATTGTGGTAATGAGCGACGAAACAATAGTTGGAGAACCCAATTATGAAGATGAAGTGATTCCTTTTCAAGTAGTTGAACAAATTCCTTTATTCAAAGAATGTAAAATGGTAGAACTTGAAAATCAGAGAGAATGTTTTCAAGAACAAATGAAAAAGCATATAGAAACACAATTAAGATATCCTGAACACGCTAAACAATTTAAGGCTCAAGATCGTGTAATTACGCTTTTTGAAATTAATAAATTAGGCTATGTTACTAATATTAAAGTACGTTCTAGATTAAATGATGAATTTAGAATTTTATTTGAATCAGAAGCTAAACGAATCATTGGAACATTACCACAATTTTCTCCAGGTTTACAAAGAGGAAAAACTGTAATAGTCTCTTATTCAATTCCAATAAATTTCAAATTATAA
- a CDS encoding ABC transporter substrate-binding protein gives MRHYIFLAVLFLGFIQCKESENSANLSNSVQNYIQHSEGFSIVKYEGFSIVKVSNAYPEAKDNYTYVLHKKGVQIPDSLQQFTSIEVPIKKVIVTSTTHIPALESLGVENTLIGFPTTQYISSEKTRALIDDGKVRDLGSNQGLNIEVILDIQPDVIVGFSVDGDLKTYKNLEKNGQKIIFNGDWTEKTPLGKAEWIKFFGALYDLDKKATEIFNSIEKEYNSVLDLAKNAKTQPTIFAGAIYEDQWFLPQGDSWAAYFLKEANGNYLWKDSKGTGSLALSFESVLDKAKDADFWIGPGQFTSIQQILNNNPNYIHFKAVATKNVYSFSTKKGKTGGVIYYELAQNRPDLVLKDIVKILHPEVLPDYELFFFEKLK, from the coding sequence ATGCGTCATTATATCTTTTTAGCTGTTTTATTTTTAGGATTTATCCAATGTAAAGAATCAGAAAACTCAGCAAATCTTTCTAATTCAGTTCAAAACTATATTCAACATTCGGAAGGATTTTCAATTGTAAAATATGAAGGCTTTTCAATTGTAAAAGTTTCAAATGCATATCCTGAAGCTAAAGACAATTACACCTATGTACTTCATAAAAAAGGAGTTCAAATTCCAGATAGCTTACAACAATTTACTTCTATTGAAGTTCCTATTAAAAAAGTAATCGTTACTTCAACTACGCACATTCCTGCTTTGGAATCTTTAGGAGTAGAAAATACTTTAATTGGTTTTCCAACCACACAATACATATCATCTGAAAAAACAAGAGCTTTAATCGATGATGGAAAAGTGAGAGATTTAGGTTCCAATCAAGGATTAAATATCGAAGTCATTTTAGACATTCAACCCGATGTAATCGTAGGATTTAGTGTGGATGGCGATTTGAAAACCTACAAAAACTTAGAAAAAAACGGTCAGAAAATCATCTTCAACGGCGATTGGACTGAAAAAACACCATTAGGAAAAGCCGAATGGATTAAATTCTTTGGTGCATTATATGATTTAGACAAAAAAGCAACTGAAATCTTCAACTCAATTGAGAAAGAATACAATTCCGTATTAGATTTAGCGAAAAATGCCAAAACCCAACCCACTATTTTTGCAGGTGCTATCTACGAAGACCAATGGTTTTTACCACAAGGCGATAGTTGGGCAGCTTATTTCTTAAAAGAAGCCAACGGAAATTATTTATGGAAAGATTCCAAAGGAACGGGAAGTTTAGCTTTATCGTTTGAAAGCGTTTTAGACAAAGCAAAAGATGCTGATTTTTGGATTGGTCCAGGGCAATTTACATCGATTCAACAAATTTTGAATAACAACCCAAATTACATTCACTTTAAAGCAGTTGCAACTAAAAACGTGTATTCCTTTAGTACCAAAAAAGGCAAAACAGGAGGTGTTATTTATTATGAATTAGCACAAAATCGACCTGATTTAGTTTTAAAAGATATTGTGAAGATTTTACATCCTGAAGTGTTGCCAGATTATGAGTTGTTCTTTTTTGAGAAGCTGAAGTAA